The Setaria viridis chromosome 6, Setaria_viridis_v4.0, whole genome shotgun sequence genome contains a region encoding:
- the LOC140223236 gene encoding protein ALP1-like — protein sequence MDLQGRRRAAAALVAAVAAWFFMWFKRRSEDARSITYGPMEERDRERNSNLRFIYESNDVHCVNLVRMRRAPFFRSRELVMDSIHAIVEEQVAMFLHVVGHNQRFRVINMTFRRSSETISRFFHQVLYAIGELRNKLIVPPSTSVHPRILGSRRWNPYFKDCIGAIDGTHVLARVSLKMQAAFRGRKHTITQNVLAAVDFDLRFTYVLAGWEGSAYDALNLSDALERADGLTVPQEKFYLVDVGYAARPGFLPPYCGTRYHLREFGSNRPQNQRELFNLRHSSLRVTVERAFGALKNRFRILDKKPFHPYKTQVKLVLACCILHNWILRHGQDEHVPTEAAWTPNSTDTPPEPEHSPDNGTWAQQRDAWAAQMWQNRGSSRV from the exons ATGGACTTGCAAGGTAGGCGccgggctgcggctgctcttgttgctgctgttgctgcatggTTTTTCATGTGGTTTAAAAGGAGAAGTGAGGATGCTCGATCTATTACCTATGGACCCATGGAAGAGAGGGACAGAGAGAGGAATAGCAACCTCAGATTCATTTATGAATCTAATGATGTCCATTGTGTCAACCTAGTAAGGATGAGGAGGGCACCTTTTTTTCGATCTAGGGAGTTGGTTATGGATAGCATCCATGCCATTGTTGAAGAACAAGTTGCAATGTTCTTGCATGTAGTTGGACACAACCAAAGGTTCAGGGTCATTAACATGACATTTAGGAGGTCATCTGAAACTATCAGTAGGTTCTTTCATCAAGTCTTGTATGCAATTGGTGAGTTGAGAAATAAGTTGATTGTTCCACCATCCACTAGTGTCCATCCTAGGATCCTTGGCAGCAggagatggaacccatattttAAG gattgcataggagcaattgatGGGACACATGTCTTAGCTAGAGTTTCTTTGAAGATGCAAGCTGCCTTTAGAGGCAGGAAGCACACCATCACTCAGAATGTACTGGCAGCAGTGGACTTTGATCTCAGGTTCACATATGTGCTTGCTGGTTGGGAGGGATCTGCATATGATGCTCTAAATTTATCAGATGCTCTTGAAAGGGCAGATGGCCTTACAGTCCCACAAG AAAAATTCTATCTTGTGGATGTTGGATATGCAGCTAGGCCTGGGTTCCTGCCGCCATATTGTGGTACAAGGTACCACTTGAGGGAGTTTGGTTCTAATAGGCCACAAAACCAAAGAGAGTTGTTTAACCTGAGGCATTCTTCTCTTAGAGTGACAGTAGAGAGGGCCTTTGGTGCTCTAAAGAATAGATTCAGAATCCTTGATAAAAAGCCTTTCCATCCTTACAAAACCCAAGTGAAGTTGGTTCTTGCCTGTTGTATTCTGCACAATTGGATACTTAGGCATGGACAAGATGAACATGTCCCCACTGAAGCTGCTTGGACTCCTAACTCCACTGATACTCCCCCTGAGCCAGAACATAGTCCTGACAATGGAACTTGGGCACAACAGAGGGATGCATGGGCTGCACAAATGTGGCAGAATAGGGGATCTTCTAGAGTTTAA
- the LOC117860507 gene encoding chromatin remodeling protein EBS, giving the protein MAKTKQGKKDVDSYTIRGTNKVVRVGDCVLMRPSDSDNQPYVARVEKMEADGRGSVRVRVRWYYRPEESKGGRRQFHGAKELFLSDHFDLQSAHTIEGKCVVHSFKNYTKLDNVGPEDFFCRFEYKAATGSFTPDRVAVYCKCEMPYNPDDLMVQCDACKDWFHPSCMGMTIEQAKKLDHFVCSDCVKENGSKRLSNAYATSPNSEPKAESKRQRR; this is encoded by the exons ATGGCGAAGACGAAGCAAGGCAAGAAGGACGTGGATTCGTACACTATCCGCGGCACCAACAAGGTCGTCCGAG TTGGCGATTGCGTGCTGATGCGGCCGTCGGACTCGGACAACCAGCCGTACGTGGCGCGGGTGGAGAAGATGGAGGCCGACGGCCGCGGCAGCGTGCGGGTGCGGGTGCGCTGGTACTACCGCCCCGAGGAGTCCAAGGGCGGCCGCCGGCAGTTCCACGGCGCCAAGGAGCTGTTCCTATCCGACCACTTCGACCTGCAGAGCGCCCACACCATCGAGGGCAAGTGTGTTGTACACTCTTTCAAGAACTACACCAAGCTCGACAATGTCGGGCCCGAGGActtcttctgccgattcgagtATAAGGCGGCGACCGGCTCATTTACCCCTGATCGTGTCGCAGT GTATTGCAAGTGTGAGATGCCGTACAACCCAGATGATCTCATGGTACAGTGCGACGCCTGCAAAGACTG GTTCCATCCATCGTGCATGGGCATGACCATTGAACAGGCCAAAAAGCTAGATCACTTTGTTTGCTCAGACTGTGTGAAGGAAAATGGATCAAAGAGACTTTCAAATGCATATGCTACTTCCCCAAATTCTGAGCCTAAG GCTGAATCGAAAAGGCAGAGGAGGTAA